The Pseudomonas sp. GD03919 region CGTGATCATGGCCGTGCTCATGAGCCTGGGCAGCGACCAGGGGCAACAGGGCGAAGGGCAGGGCGAGCAGCAGGTGGCGCATGGTTATCTCCAGCGTAGGTGCGATTTGATTGTTACGTTATAACAACTTTCGTGGCGAACTGGCCAGCCTGGCACTGCCGTGGGAGCATGTGAATTCCTGACTGGAGGCTGAACATGGTGCGAATACGTGGGCGCATTGGCGACTGGCCGGTGGACCTGACGCTGGAACTGGATGCTGAGGACTGGGCGCAACTGGCGCAGCATGTCGCCGTTACGCCTACTGCTGGTGCGGTGGCACCGGCACCCACGGCAGATGCGGGCGATGCCCTGTGGCAAACCGCGCTGCAACTGGTCCGCGATGCGGGGCAGGTGGAAGGGCCGAAGCTGATGGCGCAGTTGGCCGCGCTGGCCGGTGGCGAGGCCGCTGGCAAGCGCCTGCTGGTGCGTCTGCGCCACTGTGCACAGATCCGCATGGAGACCGGCGCGGATGCGCCGATCTATCACTGGCAGGGGTAGCCGCAAGCGGCAAGAAAGAGCGTGGCATCTGGCATTTGCCTGAGGCTTGCCGCTGCTCTTAGTAGATCGCCTGATACAGCTTGCGCCGGTAACTGGTGACCAGCGGGTGATCGCCGCCAAGCAGGTCGAACACTTGCAGCAGGGTCTTGTGCGGCAGGCCATCCGCGTAGCTGCGGTTGCGCACGAACAGCTTGAGCAGACCCTCCAGCGCGGCTTCGTACTGCTGACGCGCCAGTTGCTGCACGGCCAGCTGGTAGACCGCTTCGTCATCCTCGGCGTTTTGCGCCAGGCGGCTTTTCAGCGTGGCCGCGTCAGGCAGGTCGGCGGCCTGGCGCAGGAAGGTCAGCTGTGCCTTGGCACCCGCCAGTGCCTGCTTGTGCTCGTCGCCCTTCACGGCGTCGAGTACCACTTCGGCCTCACCCAGCTCGCCGCGTTCGGCCAGGCAGCGCGCGTAGAGAATCAGCGCCGCGCCGTTTTCGTTGTCATCGGTCAGCACCTGCTTGAGCAGTGCTTCGGTTTCAGCAAAACGGCCTTCGGCGAACAGCGCCTGGGCTGCTTCCATCGGGTCGGCAGCGGCGGGCGCCGGTTCGGCAACGTGGGGCTTGAGCATCTCGCGGATCGCCGCTTCCGGCTGCGCGCCGGCAAAACCGTCGACCGGTTGACCATCCTTGAACAGCACCACGGTGGGCAGGCTGCGAATGCCGAAGCGCATGACGATGTCCTGCTCGATATCGCAGTTGACCTTGGCCAGCAGCAATTCACCGGCGTATTCCTCGGTGATCTTCGCCAGCATCGGCATCAGCGCCTTGCACGGCGCGCACCATTCGGCCCAGAAGTCCACAAGTACCGGTTTGTGGAAGGAGTTCTCGATCACCAGTTGCTCGAAGCTGGCGGCGCCGGAGATGTCGAAGATGTAGGGGGAGTCGCTCATGGTCGGTCTCGAAAAAGCAGGGCAATGGTCTATTAATGCGGGCAGCGTGGCGCGGTTACAAGGGGCGCGCGGCGTGATAGAGGCTGACTTCGCGGAATTCCGCCGGCTCGGCCAGGTCTGGCCAGGTGCAGCCATCCAGCAACGCCAGGCGCTGGTAGAGCGGATGTTGGAAATCCTTGACCCGCGAATCGGCCACCAGCGCCTGACGGCCGCGGCTGAGAAAATGATCGAGCAGCGGCAGGTTGGCGCGATCGTAAAGCACGTCGGCGACCAGAATCAGGTCGTAGCGGTCGGCTTCGGCGAAGAAATCTCCCGAGTAGTTCAGCGTCACGCCGTTGAGCTCGGCATTGGCGCGGCTGGCGGCCAGCGCCACGGGGTCGAGGTCGCAGGCCACCACTTCGGCGGCACCCGCCTTGGCTGCGGCGATGGCAGCCACGCCGGAGCCTGCGCCGAAATCCAGCACGCGTTTGCCGCGTACCCACTCGGGGCGTTCGGCCAGCCAGCGGGCGAGCACCAGGCCGCTGGCCCAGCAGAAGCACCAGTAGGGCGGCTCTTCGAGGATGCGCCGGGTTTCCTCGGGGTTGAACGCGCGATCCATATTGCTGGCGTCGATCAGCCACAGGGCGATATCGGTACCCGGCAGCGTTTCGGCCACCAGGCGGGCATCGCCGAGCAGTTCGCTCAGTGCCTGCTGCAGCGCTTCGGGGGGCCTCATGGCGCCGGCACCAGTTGCAGGGCGCCAAGGTCCTGATCGCGCAGCTCGACGATGGTGCGTGCCGGCAAGCGTTGCACCAGGCGCCCGGAGTGGCTGACCCGGCCACGCAGCTCCAGGCGCAGGTCCTGAGGCGCCTGCTGCGTGTTCAGTGGCAGATGGAACGGCAGCGCTTCGCCGTCGCCACGCAGATGAACCTGGCCAAGCAACGCACGCGGGCGACCGCGCATGTCTACGCCCAATAATGCGAGGTCGACATCGGCGCCTGCGGCGACGCCAAGCAATTCGCCGCGCAGGCCTGGGCCCTGGATCGGTGCAGCGATGTGGTCTGCCTGTGCAGGTGCTGGAGTAGGTGGCGGCGCGGTGCTAGTGGGCTCGCCGGCGCAGGCAGCAAGCAGGCCGCTCAGGGCAATGGGTAGGAGGGGCAGATATTGATTCATGGCAGGTTCTGCTTTTGACGGGGCATGGGCATAGCTTAATTTGTCTTGCAGCCGTAAGCAGGTGATCTCAAGGCTCCTTACATTTTTCAATGGCGTGCTATGCGCTACCATGGCGACTTTGCCGCCATTCGTCAGCCCTCACCATGCATTGTCCCTTCTGCGCCGCCAACGACACCAAGGTCATCGATTCCCGTCTGGTCGCCGAGGGCGATCAGGTGCGCCGCCGCCGCGAATGCGTGGCCTGTGGTGAGCGTTTCACCACCTTCGAAACCGCCGAACTGGTGATGCCGCGCCTGATCAAGCAGGACGGTAGCCGTCAGCCCTTCGATGAAGAAAAACTACGCGCCGGCATGCAGCGGGCGCTGGAAAAACGCCCGGTGAGCGTCGAGCGCCTGGAGGAAGCCATTGCCCGTATCAAGCAGCAACTGCGAGCTACTGGCGAGCGCGAGGTGAAGTCGCTGGTGCTCGGTGAGTTGGTGATGACCGAACTGAGCAAGCTCGATGAGGTGGCCTACATTCGTTTCGCCTCGGTCTATCGGCGTTTTCAGGATCTCAACGAGTTCCGCGAAGAAATCGAGCGCCTGGCCCGCGAGCCGTCGAAAAGCCGATGAGCGAGCGCGATCACCTGTTCATGGCGCGCGCCCTGCGGCTGGCGCGCAAAGGTATTTACTCCACCCATCCGAACCCGCGTGTCGGCTGCGTCATCGTGCGTGATGGCGAGATCGTCGGCGAGGGCTGGCATGCCCGTGCCGGCGAACCGCACGCCGAGGTTCATGCCCTGCGCCAGGCGGGCGAACGGGCGCGCGGTGCTACCGCCTACGTCACGCTGGAGCCCTGCAGCCACCATGGGCGTACGCCGCCGTGCGCTGATGCGCTGGTCGCCGCCGGTGTCGACCGGGTGGTTGCGGCGATGCAGGACCCCAATCCGCAGGTCGCCGGGCGTGGCCTGTTGCGCCTGGCCAATGCTGGTATCGAAGTGTTGTCCGGCGTGCTGGAGGCCGAGGCACGGGCACTCAATGTTGGTTTCATCAAGCGCATGGAGAGCGGGCTGCCTTTCGTACGGGTCAAATCGGCGATGAGCCTGGATGGCCGCACGGCCATGGCCAGTGGCGAAAGTCAGTGGATCACCGGCCCGGCAGCCCGTGCCGAGGTGCAGCGTTTGCGCGCGCAGTCCAGCGTGGTGCTCAGCGGCGCCGACACCGTGCTGGCCGACGATGCCCGCTTGACCGTGCGCCCTGACGAGCTGGGACTGGGGGTCGAAGCTACCTTCATGGCGGCCTCGCGGCCGCCGTTGCGGGTGCTGGTCGACGGCAGGCTGCGAGTGCCGTTGAGCAAGGCGTTCTTCCAGGTTGGACCAGCGCTGGTGGCGACCTGCGCTGCGGCCGCTGCACGTGACCGCTACCTGGCCGATGGTCATGAACTGCTCGCCGTGCCGGGTAGCAATGATCACGTCGACCTGCGCAAGCTGTTGCAGGAGTTGGCCGGGCGTGGTGTCAATGAAGTGCTGGTGGAGGCCGGGCCGCGCCTGGCGGGCGCCTTCGCGCGTGCCGGGTTGGTGGACGAGTACCGCATCTTCGTTGCGCCCAAGCTGCTGGGCTCCCATGCGCGGCCATTGTTCGAGCTGCCGCTCAACCGCATGGCCGAAGCGCCGGAATTGCAGATTCTCGACATGCGCGCCGTCGGCGACGACTGGCAGATCACGGCGGTACCCAAGGCCCGATAGTGCGGGCCATGCAGCGCGACGATAAATATGGTAAAACGCCACGCGGCCATTCATATGGCCGCAACGTTCTCAGGGCGGGGTGAGATTCCCCACCGGCGGTAATGGTTTGCAGAACCTAGCCCGCGAGCGCTCGACTGGCTTCTGCCTGGCGAGGTCCAGCAGACCCGGTGCGATTCCGGGGCCGACGGTATAGTCCGGATAAAGAGAGAGCGGGATTCCCTCCTCGGGCGCTATTTGCGCGTCCGCGAAATCCCTATCGATCGGCATTGCCCTGTTTTTGACCAAAACAGGAGTTCGTCCATGCTGTTCAGCACCATCTTCTACGTGAAACCGGAGGGCATATGTTCACCGGCATAATCGAAGCCATCGGCAGCATCCGTGCCATGACGCCCAAGGGCGGCGACGTGCGCGTCTACGTGGCCACCGGCAAACTCGATCTGGGCGACGTCAAGCTCGGCGACAGCATCGCCGTCAACGGCGTGTGCCTGACCGCGGTGGAATTGCCCGGCGACGGCTTCTGGGCCGACGTCAGCCGCGAGACGCTGGCGCGCACCGCCTTCGTAGACCTCAAGCCCGGCAGCGCGGTGAACCTGGAAAAGGCCCTGACGCCCACCAGCCGCCTCGGCGGGCACCTGGTCAGCGGTCACGTCGATGGCGTCGGCGAGATCGTCTCGCGTGCCGATAACGCCCGCGCCGTGCAGTTCAGGGTGCGCGCCCCGCGTGAGCTGGCCAAGTACATCGCACACAAGGGCTCGATCACCGTCGACGGCACCAGCCTGACCGTCAATGCGGTCGATGGCGCCGAGTTCGAACTGACCATCGTGCCGCACACCCTGGCCGAGACCATCATGGTCGACTACCAGGCCGGGCGTAAGGTCAACCTCGAAGTCGACCTGCTGGCGCGTTACCTGGAGCGCCTGCTGCTCGGCGACAAGGCCGCCGAGCCCAAGGCCTCGGGCCTGACCGAAAGCTTTCTCGCCGAACATGGCTACCTGAAGAATTGAGGAGACGCCCCGATGGCGCTCAACACCGCTGAAGAACTGATCGAAGACATCCGCGCCGGCAAGATGGTCATCCTCATGGATGACGAGGACCGCGAGAACGAAGGCGACATCATCATCGCCTCCGAATGCGTCACCGCCGAGCACATCAACTTCATGGCCCGCTTCGCCCGTGGCCTGATCTGCATGCCCATGACCCGCGAACGCTGCGAGCTGCTCAAGCTGCCGCTGATGGCGCCGCGCAACGGCTCCGGTTTCGGCACCAAGTTCACCGTCTCCATCGAGGCCGCCGAGGGCGTGACCACCGGCATCTCCGCCGCCGACCGCGCCCGTACCGTGCAGGCCGCGGTGGCGCGTAATGCGGTGGCCGACGATATCGTCAGCCCCGGTCACATCTTCCCGCTGATGGCTCAGCCCGGCGGCGTGCTGGCACGTGCCGGCCATACCGAAGCGGCCTGCGACCTGGCGCGCATGGCCGGTTTCGAGCCGAGCGGGGTGATCTGCGAGATCATGAACGACGACGGCACCATGGCCCGTCGCCCGGAGCTGGAGGCCTTCGCCGAGCAGCACGGTCTGAAGATCGGCACCATCGCCGACCTGATCCACTACCGCCTGATCCACGAACGCACCGTCGAGCGCATCAGCGAGCAGCCGCTGGATACCGAGCTGGGCCAGTTCAATCTGGTGACCTACCGCGACGCGGTGGAAGACACCGCACACATGGCGCTGACCCTGGGCACCATCTGCGCCGAGGAACCGACCCTGGTGCGCGTGCACAACATGGACCCGCTGCGCGACCTGTTCCTGGTCAACCAGCCGGGCCGCTGGAGCATGCGTGCGGCGATGGCGGAAGTGGCCAAGGCTGGTAGCGGCGTGGTGCTGCTGCTCGGCAACCCGCTGACCGGGCCGGAGTTGCTGGCGCTGATCAGCCGCCAGCAGCCGGCCAACCCTGCGACCTACAGCACCGTGGGCGCCGGCTCGCAGATTCTGCGCGACCTCGGCGTACGCAAGATGCGCCTGATGAGCTCGCCGATGAAGTTCAACGCGATATCCGGCTTCGACCTCGAGGTTGTAGAATACCTGCCGGCTGACTAAAAGCGGCCCGAAGGGCCAAAGCTGATGACCCTCTCCCTCTGGGAGAGGGTGCCCGCAGGGCGGGAGAGGGTGTTGTGACCAACGCGCAACCCTCTCCCCCGCCCCTCTCCCATAAATGGGAGAGGGGAGCTAAAGCACGTAGCCCGGATGAAATCCGGGAAGATCGGCACACTGGCCCCGGATTGCATCCGGGCTACGCCGACAAACGAATTTTATTTTCGGAGCGCAAGGCGCTCCGGCTCTTTAACCCATGTGAGACCCGTCATGACCCTGAAGACCATCGAAGGTACCTTCATCGCCCCGAAGGGCAAATACGCCCTGGTGGTGGGCCGTTTCAACAGCTTCGTCGTCGAGAGCCTGGTCAGCGGCGCCATCGACGCCCTGGTTCGCCACGGCGTGAGCGAGAGCGACATCACCATCATCCGCGCACCGGGCGCCTTCGAGATTCCGCTGGTGACCCAGAAGGTCGCTCAGCGTGGCGAGTACGCGGCGATCATCGCCCTGGGCGCGGTGATCCGTGGCGGCACCCCGCACTTCGAATACGTAGCGGGCGAGTGCACCAAGGGCCTGGCCCAGGTGTCCATGGAATACGGCGTGCCGGTCGCCTTCGGCGTGCTGACCGTCGACTCCATCGAACAAGCCATCGAACGTTCCGGCACCAAGGCGGGTAACAAGGGTGCCGAAGCTGCGCTGTCTGCCCTGGAAATGGTCAGCCTGCTGGCGCAGTTGGAGGCCAAGTGAGCAACTCCGGTAACGGCCAGCCGGCCAAGAAGGGCCCCAGCGGCAAGATCCTCGCGCGCCGCGAAGCCCGTACCCTGGCCATGCAGGCCCTGTACTCCTGGCATATCGCCGGCCAGCCGCTGAACGAGATCGAAGCGCAGTTCCGCGTCGACAACGATTTCAGCAAGGTCGACGGCGCCTACTTCCACGAGATCCTGCACGGCGTACCGCGGCAGAAGACCGAGCTGGACGAGGCCTTCACGCCCCTGCTCGATCGCCCGCTGGAAGAGATCGATCCGGTCGAGCTGGCCATCCTGCGTCTGTCCACCTACGAGCTGAAAAACCGCGTCGACGTCCCCTACAAGGTGGTGATCAACGAAGGTATCGAGCTGGCCAAGGTGTTCGGTGCCACCGACGGGCACAAGTTCGTCAACGGCATCCTCGACAAGCTCGCGCCCAAGCTGCGTGCCGCCGAAGTCAACGCCAACAAACGTTGAGGCCTATGGGGATGCTCGATTCACGATCTCGCGAGCTAGAGCCATGCAAGGCAAAAGCAGGCGAGGAAGCGCAGTGTGCTGTAGCACATGAGCATTCCGAGTCTGCTTTTAACGCAGCAGGGCCGACGCGCAGCAGATCGTTGCTTGCCCGTGAATGAGTTCGAGCTGATCCGCCGCTATTTCGCCGCCGCCCCCTGTGCGCAGGGCGGCGACGGCGTGGTTCGCGGCATCGGTGATGACTGCGCGCTGCTGGCGTTGCCCGCTGGTGAACAGCTGGCGGTTTCCACCGACACCCTGGTCGCCGGGGTGCATTTCCCCGAATCCTGCGATGCCTTTCTCCTCGGTCAGCGCGCGCTGGCCGTCTCCGCCAGTGATCTGGCCGCCATGGGCGCGACACCCTTGGCCTTCACCCTCGCCCTGACCCTGCCGAGCGCCAATGAAACCTGGCTGGCCGAGTTCGCTCGTGGCCTGCAGACGATGGCGCAGAACTGTTCACTGGCGCTGGTCGGCGGCGATACCACGCGCGGTCCGCTGAGCCTGACGCTGACCGTGTTCGGCCGGGTGCCGAGCGGGCAGGCGCTGCTGCGTAGCGGCGCGCAAGTGGGCGATCTGCTCTGCGTTGGCGGCGAACTGGGCGATGCCGCGGGCGCGCTGCCGCTGGTGCTGGGGCAGCGCGAGGCGGCGGTGGACATCAGCGAAGCATTGCTGGCGCGCTACTGGTCGCCGCAGCCGCAGCTGGCCCTGGGCCAGGCCTTGCGCGGGCGGGCCACGGCCGCGCTGGATATTTCCGACGGCCTGCTAGCCGACTGCGGGCATATCGCCAAGGCTTCACAGGTGGCCCTTAAGATCGAGCTGGAGCAGGTGCCGCTGTCTGCAGCGCTGCGCGCCTTCGCCGGCGAGGAGCAGGCGCGGACCTGCGCGCTGGGCGGTGGCGACGACTACCGACTGGCCTTTACCCTACCGCCAGCCCTGCTCGCCGAGCTGCAGGCCGATTGGCCCGAAATACGGGTGATTGGCCGTGTGCAAGCCGGTACTGGGGTAGAGTTGCTGGACGCCGCCGGCCAGCCCATCGAACCGCCGCGTGGCGGCTACCAACATTTCTGACAGGACGGAGTGCGCGTGACCGATCACCCCAACCAGGTTCCCGCCGAATACGTACCGCCGTCGGTATGGCGCAATCCCTGGCACTTCATCGCCTTCGGCTTCGGCTCCGGCACCCTGCCCAAGGCGCCCGGCACCTGGGGCTCGCTGGTGGCACTGCCGTTCGTGCCGCTGTGGCAGATGCTGCCCGACTGGGGTTACTGGCTCATGCTCGGGGTGACCATGCTGTTCGGCTTCTGGTTGTGCGGCAAGGTCGCCGACGACCTGCGCGTACATGACCATGAAGGCATCGTCTGGGACGAGATGGTCGGCATGTGGATCACCCTTTGGCTGGTACCTGAAGGTTGGATCTGGTTGCTGCTAGGCTTTCTGGTGTTCCGTCTGTTCGACATCGTCAAACCCTGGCCCATCCACTGGGTTGACCGGCATGTGCATGGCGGAGTCGGCATCATGCTCGATGATGTCATCGCCGGGGTCTTTGCCTGGTTGGCGATGCAGGGATTGGTCTGGGGCTGGGCCAACTATGGAGCCGGGCTGGGTTTCTAAGGAGTGGACATGCGCATGAGGCAAGTCTGGCTGGGGATGCTGCTGATGCTCTCTGCCTTGTCTGGTGCTCAGGCTCAGAGCGAGCTGCCAGGTGAAATACGTCTGGCCAGTGAGATCTGGGAGGCCTATACCGAAGCCGATGGTACCGGTCTGGGCTGGGACTTCATGCGCGAGGTGTTCGAGCCGGCAGGCGTCCGTCTGGATATTCACAGCGTGCCATACGCCCGTTCTGTCGGGTTGGTGCAGCGTAGCGAAGCCGATGCCTGGGTCGGTTCCTATCGTGACGAGGTCGAGGGGCCGGTGTTCTACCCCAAGCACCACTATGACCGTGATCAGATCGTCGCACTTGGCCTCAAGGACAAGCCGGTGCCGACCCTCGACAGCCTGGGCAAGTATCGGCTGGTCTGGGTGCGAGGCTATGGTTACGAGGAATATCTGCCGAATGTGCACGACTACCGGGAAGTACAGCGGCGTGACGGTATCCTCGGCATGCTCGAGCTGGGCCACGCGGATTTCTATATCGATGCCCGTCCCGAGGTCGACTACATAATGGGCCGGGCCGCCAAGCCGCAGCAATACCGGGTGACGAATCTGACGCAATTGCCGCTCTATCTCGGCTTTGCCGATACGCCACGCGGCCATATCCTGGCCAAGCTCTTCGATCAGCGTATGGCGCAGCCGATCGCCAGTGGTGAGCTGCGACCAATCTTCGAGCGCTGGCAGCAACCCTATCCCTTTGACTGAGCCGGGAGGCCTTCACACATGCAGCTTCGTCACTGTCTCGCCGCGCTGGCGCTGCTATGTGCGAGTTCTCCCTGGGCGGCCTCTCAGGTCCAGGTGGTTGGCCTGTTTCCCGGTGCGGCGGTGCTCAATGTCGATGGCCAGCGCAAGCTGGTGCGGGTCGGCCAGACCGGTCCGGGCGGGGTAGAGGTAGTCAGTGTCGACAAGCAGGGCGCGGTGCTGCGTGTCGATGGTGTCGAGCGCGCCTATCCACTGAGTCGTGAATACAGTGCCGGTTTTGCCGAGCCGGTGAGGAAGCGCTTGAGCATCGCCAAGGGCATTGGCGGACATTACTGGGTGGCCGGTTCGGTCAACGGCCAGACGGTGCAGTTTCTGGTGGATACCGGCGCCACCTCGGTGGCGCTCAACGACGCCCATGCCCGACGCCTGGGTATCGATAATCGAGTCAGTGGGCGGCCTCTGCAGGTCAATACCGCCAGCGGCGTTGCGCGTGGCTGGCGAGTGATGCTCGACCGGGTCAAGGTCGGCGATCTGGAGGTTCTGGGCGTCGAAGCTGTGGTGCTCGAAGGTGGCGCGCCGCATGAGGCGCTGCTGGGCATGAGCTTCCTCGGTCGGGTTGGCTGGCGCGAGGAGCAGGGGATGCTAGTGCTGGAGTCCAAGCTATGAGACTGCCATTGACCGTTTCGATACTGATGATCGGCAATTCTGACTGACCCGCCAGCGGGGGCTACTGATACAATGCCGGCCCTGTTTCGTACTCATTGCTAGGAGTATCCGGTGTCCGTCGTGTTCGTCGCCGCCTCCCAACTGCCCACGCCCTTCGGTGTGTTCACCATGCACGGTTTCCTCGATGAGGCTACCGGCAAGGAACATGTCGCCCTGACCTTTGGCAACGTCGCCGACGGTGCACCGGTGCTGGGGCGTCTGCATTCCGAATGCCTGACCGGCGACGCGCTGTTCAGCCTGCGTTGCGACTGTGGTGCCCAGCTGCAGGCGGCGCTGCAGGCCATCGCCAACGAAGGCCGCGGCGTGCTGCTGTATCTGCGTCAGGAGGGCCGTGGTATTGGTCTGCTGAACAAGATCCGCGCCTATGAACTGCAGGACGGCGGTGCCGATACCGTTGAAGCCAACGAGCGCCTGGGTTTCGGCGCCGAC contains the following coding sequences:
- the trxA gene encoding thioredoxin, whose protein sequence is MSDSPYIFDISGAASFEQLVIENSFHKPVLVDFWAEWCAPCKALMPMLAKITEEYAGELLLAKVNCDIEQDIVMRFGIRSLPTVVLFKDGQPVDGFAGAQPEAAIREMLKPHVAEPAPAAADPMEAAQALFAEGRFAETEALLKQVLTDDNENGAALILYARCLAERGELGEAEVVLDAVKGDEHKQALAGAKAQLTFLRQAADLPDAATLKSRLAQNAEDDEAVYQLAVQQLARQQYEAALEGLLKLFVRNRSYADGLPHKTLLQVFDLLGGDHPLVTSYRRKLYQAIY
- a CDS encoding class I SAM-dependent methyltransferase, giving the protein MRPPEALQQALSELLGDARLVAETLPGTDIALWLIDASNMDRAFNPEETRRILEEPPYWCFCWASGLVLARWLAERPEWVRGKRVLDFGAGSGVAAIAAAKAGAAEVVACDLDPVALAASRANAELNGVTLNYSGDFFAEADRYDLILVADVLYDRANLPLLDHFLSRGRQALVADSRVKDFQHPLYQRLALLDGCTWPDLAEPAEFREVSLYHAARPL
- the nrdR gene encoding transcriptional regulator NrdR codes for the protein MHCPFCAANDTKVIDSRLVAEGDQVRRRRECVACGERFTTFETAELVMPRLIKQDGSRQPFDEEKLRAGMQRALEKRPVSVERLEEAIARIKQQLRATGEREVKSLVLGELVMTELSKLDEVAYIRFASVYRRFQDLNEFREEIERLAREPSKSR
- the ribD gene encoding bifunctional diaminohydroxyphosphoribosylaminopyrimidine deaminase/5-amino-6-(5-phosphoribosylamino)uracil reductase RibD — protein: MSERDHLFMARALRLARKGIYSTHPNPRVGCVIVRDGEIVGEGWHARAGEPHAEVHALRQAGERARGATAYVTLEPCSHHGRTPPCADALVAAGVDRVVAAMQDPNPQVAGRGLLRLANAGIEVLSGVLEAEARALNVGFIKRMESGLPFVRVKSAMSLDGRTAMASGESQWITGPAARAEVQRLRAQSSVVLSGADTVLADDARLTVRPDELGLGVEATFMAASRPPLRVLVDGRLRVPLSKAFFQVGPALVATCAAAAARDRYLADGHELLAVPGSNDHVDLRKLLQELAGRGVNEVLVEAGPRLAGAFARAGLVDEYRIFVAPKLLGSHARPLFELPLNRMAEAPELQILDMRAVGDDWQITAVPKAR
- a CDS encoding riboflavin synthase; this encodes MFTGIIEAIGSIRAMTPKGGDVRVYVATGKLDLGDVKLGDSIAVNGVCLTAVELPGDGFWADVSRETLARTAFVDLKPGSAVNLEKALTPTSRLGGHLVSGHVDGVGEIVSRADNARAVQFRVRAPRELAKYIAHKGSITVDGTSLTVNAVDGAEFELTIVPHTLAETIMVDYQAGRKVNLEVDLLARYLERLLLGDKAAEPKASGLTESFLAEHGYLKN
- the ribBA gene encoding bifunctional 3,4-dihydroxy-2-butanone-4-phosphate synthase/GTP cyclohydrolase II; this encodes MALNTAEELIEDIRAGKMVILMDDEDRENEGDIIIASECVTAEHINFMARFARGLICMPMTRERCELLKLPLMAPRNGSGFGTKFTVSIEAAEGVTTGISAADRARTVQAAVARNAVADDIVSPGHIFPLMAQPGGVLARAGHTEAACDLARMAGFEPSGVICEIMNDDGTMARRPELEAFAEQHGLKIGTIADLIHYRLIHERTVERISEQPLDTELGQFNLVTYRDAVEDTAHMALTLGTICAEEPTLVRVHNMDPLRDLFLVNQPGRWSMRAAMAEVAKAGSGVVLLLGNPLTGPELLALISRQQPANPATYSTVGAGSQILRDLGVRKMRLMSSPMKFNAISGFDLEVVEYLPAD
- the ribE gene encoding 6,7-dimethyl-8-ribityllumazine synthase, with product MTLKTIEGTFIAPKGKYALVVGRFNSFVVESLVSGAIDALVRHGVSESDITIIRAPGAFEIPLVTQKVAQRGEYAAIIALGAVIRGGTPHFEYVAGECTKGLAQVSMEYGVPVAFGVLTVDSIEQAIERSGTKAGNKGAEAALSALEMVSLLAQLEAK
- the nusB gene encoding transcription antitermination factor NusB, giving the protein MSNSGNGQPAKKGPSGKILARREARTLAMQALYSWHIAGQPLNEIEAQFRVDNDFSKVDGAYFHEILHGVPRQKTELDEAFTPLLDRPLEEIDPVELAILRLSTYELKNRVDVPYKVVINEGIELAKVFGATDGHKFVNGILDKLAPKLRAAEVNANKR
- the thiL gene encoding thiamine-phosphate kinase: MNEFELIRRYFAAAPCAQGGDGVVRGIGDDCALLALPAGEQLAVSTDTLVAGVHFPESCDAFLLGQRALAVSASDLAAMGATPLAFTLALTLPSANETWLAEFARGLQTMAQNCSLALVGGDTTRGPLSLTLTVFGRVPSGQALLRSGAQVGDLLCVGGELGDAAGALPLVLGQREAAVDISEALLARYWSPQPQLALGQALRGRATAALDISDGLLADCGHIAKASQVALKIELEQVPLSAALRAFAGEEQARTCALGGGDDYRLAFTLPPALLAELQADWPEIRVIGRVQAGTGVELLDAAGQPIEPPRGGYQHF
- a CDS encoding phosphatidylglycerophosphatase A gives rise to the protein MTDHPNQVPAEYVPPSVWRNPWHFIAFGFGSGTLPKAPGTWGSLVALPFVPLWQMLPDWGYWLMLGVTMLFGFWLCGKVADDLRVHDHEGIVWDEMVGMWITLWLVPEGWIWLLLGFLVFRLFDIVKPWPIHWVDRHVHGGVGIMLDDVIAGVFAWLAMQGLVWGWANYGAGLGF
- a CDS encoding substrate-binding periplasmic protein, with translation MRMRQVWLGMLLMLSALSGAQAQSELPGEIRLASEIWEAYTEADGTGLGWDFMREVFEPAGVRLDIHSVPYARSVGLVQRSEADAWVGSYRDEVEGPVFYPKHHYDRDQIVALGLKDKPVPTLDSLGKYRLVWVRGYGYEEYLPNVHDYREVQRRDGILGMLELGHADFYIDARPEVDYIMGRAAKPQQYRVTNLTQLPLYLGFADTPRGHILAKLFDQRMAQPIASGELRPIFERWQQPYPFD
- a CDS encoding retropepsin-like aspartic protease family protein, which produces MQLRHCLAALALLCASSPWAASQVQVVGLFPGAAVLNVDGQRKLVRVGQTGPGGVEVVSVDKQGAVLRVDGVERAYPLSREYSAGFAEPVRKRLSIAKGIGGHYWVAGSVNGQTVQFLVDTGATSVALNDAHARRLGIDNRVSGRPLQVNTASGVARGWRVMLDRVKVGDLEVLGVEAVVLEGGAPHEALLGMSFLGRVGWREEQGMLVLESKL
- the ribA gene encoding GTP cyclohydrolase II; its protein translation is MSVVFVAASQLPTPFGVFTMHGFLDEATGKEHVALTFGNVADGAPVLGRLHSECLTGDALFSLRCDCGAQLQAALQAIANEGRGVLLYLRQEGRGIGLLNKIRAYELQDGGADTVEANERLGFGADQRDYAICRPMLEHLGIDSLKLMTNNPRKVKALGEMGITVDHRVPLQIAHNPYNKRYLATKAGKLGHMLGNQHQGETEGSL